Within Plasmodium vinckei vinckei genome assembly, chromosome: PVVCY_12, the genomic segment ttattattaataaataggtttaaatgtgaaaaaaaaatgagtaAATATGTAGAATAAATGAAAGATACAAAAATCAAACCATGAAtgtaacaataaaaattatataaacaaaaagtatatatacatatagcAATGCGGGTGTATGACAATATCAACAAGGATGTAAACATCAACATAAatgcaaaaatatttgattaATAAACAGTatgctttaaaaaatagcatttttattaataaggGGATAACAATAACTATCACAAGCGCTTCTATATACGCATATAATACGTATGCATACAGTCATACGcataaatgtataatatatatttaccaAAAACAAAACTGTAAATAATCATAATTTCATGGCCTTTTTTGCGCTAAATATTAAACTTGAAAGggttctttttttattagttttttttttagaagagtcatcattatttttagtttttttgTCACGATCTTTTGTTGACTCTACACTTGATGATGACATAATATCTGTACTTGCATTATGATCATTTTTAGATttggtattttttttttgtttatcatttttacttAGTGTAGATGATGTTGATGCTACAGTATTGTTACTAGccaattttttatctttttttattttatcatcacCATCAATAGTAGATTCAAAAATATCTTCTGCTACtgtttcttcattttcgATATCTATATGACgactattttttaaatcttttCCATTTAATTCATAATCAATACTACCTTTCTTTAACTTGCTATTACTACCTTTTCTTTTCACATTAACTTCTCCATTTGTAATATTTGTAGactcatcattttttgttgatgtttttttatcaccCTTACTCAGTAATGagtcattattattattcgaTAGACTGGCACTACATGCGGATCcctcttttttattttgcgcatttttatttgcattaCTAGTAGTATCATTAACGATATCGctcgattttttttttaaatttgtttttttttttcctttattattattttctttatcatcTTCATCATCATCATTGTCACTATTATAATTCATAGTATTTCCCTTTTCTGTATCATTTGTGTTTTTAGTACTTTCGACTTTTTCAGTTTCAATTAtactatttcttttttttggactttttttttttttttcagatAAATTTTCTTGGGTATTTGAATTTTCTTGCTCCAATCCATTAAATACATCACTATTTTTTGATGTATCTAATAATTGcgagttttttttttcatcttttttgttttttttatctctACCTCTTTTCCCAATCCCTTCTACTTCTTCATTCATATCATTTAAtgttgaattatttttttccgacaaatataaatcattgctattttcattattcaaattatttttatcatttactGTAGAATCATCGTTTTTTtcacttattttatttgcttCGAAATTTTGGGAACTATCACCCCCTatactatttatatgtgtTGAATTTTTAGCATTGTTCATTTTGTTGTTATATCCACTtgcattattataattaccGCTTTGATTATTTGTACCAGTTCCAATATTATGATCAttcatttcatttttttctattccATCTACAGAACTAAAATCAATGTGTGGTCTTCcccttttctttttttcttcaccttttttaaaatgtggATATTTGTCATCATAATTATCATCACCACCAGGACCTGTAATATCACTTATCaaattttcatctttttgATTTAAATCAAAACTTAAGAAAAAATCATAAAGTTGTCCCACTTTATAtccttttaattttaattcattaatatCTTTCAACATACTAATACTTGTATTACTTACTTCCATAATTAATAATcgtttaattaataaaaagaataatattGGGAGTTTCATATCTTTACAAAATTCAAcctctttttcatttaataaatctaaagctaaaaatgtttctatatttaattttttatcattattatcttcAAATTCTTcacttttaattttatattcattctttgaacttttaaaagattttgtaattttattttcagtATTTTCTTGTTGTTGTTTTATCGATTCTTTTGCTcgtctatttttttcgacTTCATATTCTTGTACTTGCtcaatattttgtaatCCCAAAGTTTTCCATTCTTGTAATTTAGTTAGTCTTTGACGCAATTTTTGCTCttctaataataattgtataaaatattcatgaTGTTGAGGAGAAAGGAATCTAGATAAAGGTTTAAGAGCAGtatataattctttttcttcttttgttctttttttatctttttgtAATTGAGATTTTGTATCTAACAAACCTCTTTCAATAACAGTTCGTTTTCTATAAATTCTTTCATCTAATTtagaattatatatttctaatacttgtaattttaattctttttgttGAGGTAAATCAGATTCTTTAAATTCCATATCAGCTAATAATAACTCAGCATCATTATCATATTCTATATCAAAATCACCTCTTAATGGCCAATATCCAATAATTTGGGTtcttgtattttttttattttttgtttgtgcataatcttcattttcatttatatctttttctATAACATGCTCAATATCATATGGACTTCCATCCggttttattaataatctTTTATTATCGGGTAAAGGTGCACAACTagattttaaataataattataataatggcTTTCACattctttatttgttttaggGATTTTTGCTACTGAATTTACTAAATCTGCTACTTGTTCCCAATTACCAAAACCATACTTACTTATACCatctaataataatagttcTTCTTCGGCACTccaatttaatttatataaggGAAAATCATACTTAGGTATTGGAATATAATTgtgataattataatgcTCACATTTTTCcgattttatttctttaccACTACTAAAGCaatttatacataaatcAAAATCAACACAATCAGCACACCTTATACGAATAGTATGTgttatatctttattaCAAATATCACAATGATAATTACTATCAAATATGTCATCTTCTGGTACACCCTCTATAGaagcattattattattgtttgcGACACTTAATATTCTTCCTTTTACCCATTCATTATTCATTCTTTgcatttcatttaaattttgcATTGAATCgaaatttgtatttattcctattatattatctttatacatttgttgatgaaaatttacaggcatattttctttaaatggaaaattCACATGCTGAAGTGCCAAAAGTTGCATTTGCTGTTGTTGGGGATTATTAGGATGCATTGGCATTCCTCCTTGCTTTTGCTGATTGATAAGTATCGAAGGTATACCTTGTTGTTGATGTTGAATCATTGTTTGCTGTTTTTGCTGTAAAAGATTATGTTGTTTTTGTTGCTGCTGctgaatatataattgttgAGGTGTTAAGTGACATTGTTGTAAAAGATATTGTTGTTGCAAATATGGGTTGTGCATCCATTCAAAAGGAATTTGTTGATGTGAAACTGGTTGCCCTGATGCTGGGCTTCTTTGTAAAAATTGTGGATTATGGGGTTGATATGGATGCATCggattattattatgcataaattGAGGAACATTTTGTTGATTTAATGGTCCATGAGTTGTTGATGCACCACTACCCCCCATTGGTGGCATATGGTTTTGTTGTCTATTCATTTGTGGATTCATAGATGCCggattcatatttttttgaggTGGAATCATTTGTTGTTGTACACCTTGTGCATATTGAAATAATTGATGTTGAACTTTTTGCATATTTGGTTGGGATTGTTGCATTAACTGTTGTGGATTAGGGTTTTTTCCTTGCATCATGTATTGAGGATTTTGCGGATGCATTTGCATTAAATTATGTTGcatatttgatttattagCTGGATTTGCTTGTAAGCTATTTCTTTGAGGTTGCTGCATATGTTGCATGGGTGGTTGTTGTACTTGCTGAAGGTGATGTGGGCCCATTCCTTGTTGAGGAACATTATTACCAGCAATATTAggattatttatattttgaggTGGATTATTTCCTTTATATGGAAATTTCATAGAGGCTGGATTGGCATGATTTGCTTGATTAGGAATTAATGATGGATTAACACCAGCAGTTGAATTTCgttgattattatttactgATTCAGCTGGATTACCAGAAGGTATTGGGGTTCTTGGAATTTTTTGAGGAACCATAACATTTCTTTGATCATTTGGATTCATAGGGACCATTtgagaaatatttaataatgacGGATTATTTCCTTGCTTTTGTAATTGTGGTTGATTTGGAAATTTACCTTGATTTCCTTGCatcatattatattgatgcatattttgttcatgTAGCAATTGCTGCAAATTTAATTGCTGTTGCATTTGAAATTGTTGATGTAATGGATTTTGCATAAAATTAGGAGGaacaatattattactattatttctatttgCTTGTGTAggattatttaatttattattatcattctTATTATCACCCATATTTTGAGTACCaggattatataaattttgtttttgttttaataattgTGATGATTGTTTCATATCATGCATTAATGAATCAGGAggaatatatgcattactATTATTGTTTGTATTCATCATTTGATTTAATGATGGATTTCCAATTCTATTATTCATTTCTGCATTAGGTCCTCCATGTGGTATCATTCCAGGGGTATTcaccatattttttacatttttataattaatatgatTTAAGTTTTGATTATT encodes:
- a CDS encoding transcriptional coactivator ADA2, putative, whose protein sequence is MNNVYKYDELYSCALKPYENNAISNSYINNTEQLIKFYEYLLGLHIIQTLLIKHGEALSKEKLKRGPNDMYNYVNGQNNNNVNNIQINNHNSDNKNDKINLITNNIINTINNSKTCNNVATNRCIMSSGYYNNKNESKLTKFDSVNYDISFYNNKIINKEINNFSEEGRIKLSYDQDNDNKFVLNYKKNTTCNYVSSNNGKQNVFAILDGAKKKMKISSMTDNGIVAKNYDKINEKKQKVIIHNNFPLFINQIKSIVTFKNLQKNIFLYNILNNFKEVVYINKMIKCQESYFILNKNIELIIISDEIKKFRMFKYIFEIKKISNKYIFHLIYIDKNIYRFINYFLCKKYVRVIKNGTMNISNNRISDSIKYNLFENFHQAFGKLIHNMKKKSYTTNNLIELVKEEMIRMENICISLSCSHKINDKIISILFHYIFKLIKLYIDVKNKFSLDPKKNIRHVKYIYKFLLFFLFNMFKRYNNIYKEMELKIFLNIEEDIDRYKFCSQNKKTIFNIKHIFPYINNFKCDRKLLNKFEHNLKYIIKYKINNGKKYSPRCCSNMNDGDNKNYNYSNNNYSNNNSRDVNNNNLGNYDGNKFFGNGNDGMDAGGTGGGGDDNSNSNNHNNNNGNNYYDSDEEDEKRKNGNKNNLEDKLKNGNTYNNDMNNGNYNNMDDNINKNNDMFVNNFSNMDNKVEGGFNRNPSASLSDKGGMIPEGVADMNNQNLNHINYKNVKNMVNTPGMIPHGGPNAEMNNRIGNPSLNQMMNTNNNSNAYIPPDSLMHDMKQSSQLLKQKQNLYNPGTQNMGDNKNDNNKLNNPTQANRNNSNNIVPPNFMQNPLHQQFQMQQQLNLQQLLHEQNMHQYNMMQGNQGKFPNQPQLQKQGNNPSLLNISQMVPMNPNDQRNVMVPQKIPRTPIPSGNPAESVNNNQRNSTAGVNPSLIPNQANHANPASMKFPYKGNNPPQNINNPNIAGNNVPQQGMGPHHLQQVQQPPMQHMQQPQRNSLQANPANKSNMQHNLMQMHPQNPQYMMQGKNPNPQQLMQQSQPNMQKVQHQLFQYAQGVQQQMIPPQKNMNPASMNPQMNRQQNHMPPMGGSGASTTHGPLNQQNVPQFMHNNNPMHPYQPHNPQFLQRSPASGQPVSHQQIPFEWMHNPYLQQQYLLQQCHLTPQQLYIQQQQQKQHNLLQQKQQTMIQHQQQGIPSILINQQKQGGMPMHPNNPQQQQMQLLALQHVNFPFKENMPVNFHQQMYKDNIIGINTNFDSMQNLNEMQRMNNEWVKGRILSVANNNNNASIEGVPEDDIFDSNYHCDICNKDITHTIRIRCADCVDFDLCINCFSSGKEIKSEKCEHYNYHNYIPIPKYDFPLYKLNWSAEEELLLLDGISKYGFGNWEQVADLVNSVAKIPKTNKECESHYYNYYLKSSCAPLPDNKRLLIKPDGSPYDIEHVIEKDINENEDYAQTKNKKNTRTQIIGYWPLRGDFDIEYDNDAELLLADMEFKESDLPQQKELKLQVLEIYNSKLDERIYRKRTVIERGLLDTKSQLQKDKKRTKEEKELYTALKPLSRFLSPQHHEYFIQLLLEEQKLRQRLTKLQEWKTLGLQNIEQVQEYEVEKNRRAKESIKQQQENTENKITKSFKSSKNEYKIKSEEFEDNNDKKLNIETFLALDLLNEKEVEFCKDMKLPILFFLLIKRLLIMEVSNTSISMLKDINELKLKGYKVGQLYDFFLSFDLNQKDENLISDITGPGGDDNYDDKYPHFKKGEEKKKRGRPHIDFSSVDGIEKNEMNDHNIGTGTNNQSGNYNNASGYNNKMNNAKNSTHINSIGGDSSQNFEANKISEKNDDSTVNDKNNLNNENSNDLYLSEKNNSTLNDMNEEVEGIGKRGRDKKNKKDEKKNSQLLDTSKNSDVFNGLEQENSNTQENLSEKKKKSPKKRNSIIETEKVESTKNTNDTEKGNTMNYNSDNDDDEDDKENNNKGKKKTNLKKKSSDIVNDTTSNANKNAQNKKEGSACSASLSNNNNDSLLSKGDKKTSTKNDESTNITNGEVNVKRKGSNSKLKKGSIDYELNGKDLKNSRHIDIENEETVAEDIFESTIDGDDKIKKDKKLASNNTVASTSSTLSKNDKQKKNTKSKNDHNASTDIMSSSSVESTKDRDKKTKNNDDSSKKKTNKKRTLSSLIFSAKKAMKL